In Coregonus clupeaformis isolate EN_2021a chromosome 15, ASM2061545v1, whole genome shotgun sequence, one genomic interval encodes:
- the LOC121581957 gene encoding uncharacterized protein LOC121581957 isoform X5: MLPAKELLLATLEELTEGGGKLERFQWFLTSLLPIFPPIPESQLDDPDRQDTVDEMVQSFGPEVAVKITLRILKNLKQFHLAEKLEINYGQVTPFFKYLLTSPGASGDQETYDDIEEGAGEEYDVMCYDDLILRSTQPHISVPEGEHEEYEICDVIDITATSAPPHITIPERGAEGLYPDIKPKLKGMLKRSLSLDDLQVRTPSSSHSVSDDQGEYINMSSLSPTMPTVPDLLLATLEMLNAEEFKRFLSHLAHCLLSIFPPIPWSQLENADTKVTVDKMVQRYSLEYAVKITVVILKMMKWFDLADKLRNNYRLGRRREHSKTACHTSSLSKGKEKEEDLFVSSPSAKKEEQEKAIAIHSNRDVMGPTKLPVADLLRATLMELSKQVRRRFKFFLTSSLLPGFPPIPASQLRYANIEVTVDKMVQIFGPEGAVEITLKILREMNQHNLADELKREHGRNSPLFLKPKYASVALSSLPSRPSTRERSKEEESEERIEVNPSQSLTDTKEQLLSNVFGKVGQAMCMTDPLQAFPDNLETEIYDESRGAYRFKCPCAGLFPSGVTGLGFGMEGEGEVLYWTVPWDRRLLAQRGKRPAGPLFKFTCLKGSVCQLQLPHCELHSKGGCDFLSVAHVMDDSLEFIRDVQITDKHVILNITGFSAYGVVKEDDSPTVPIRALVLLFYKPPVVPKKRSILNVLLLPRNVMIREVGTGGVEEKEWR, encoded by the exons ATGCTACCTGCTAAGGAGCTGCTGCTGGCCACTCTGGAGGAGTTGACTGAGGGAGGAGGAAAGCTGGAGCGATTTCAGTGGTTCTTGACTAGTCTGCTGCCCATCTTTCCTCCCATCCCAGAGAGCCAGCTGGATGACCCTGACAGGCAGGACACAGTGGATGAGATGGTGCAGAGCTTCGGCCCTGAGGTTGCTGTGAAGATCACACTGAGGATCCTGAAGAATTTAAAACAGTTCCATCTCGCAGAAAAGTTAGAGATAAACTACGGACAGGTTACGCCATTCTTTAAATACTTACTGACTTCCCCTGGAGCAAGTGGAGACCAGGAGACCTATGATGACATTGAAGAAGGTGCAGGTGAAGAATATGACGTCATGTGCTATGATGACCTAATTTTGCGGTCAACACAACCTCACATAAGCGTTCCTGAAGGAGAACATGAAGAATATGAGATCTGTGATGTCATAGACATTACCGCCACTTCAGCGCCACCGCACATAACCATTCCTGAGAGAGGAGCAG AAGGCCTTTACCCCGATATCAAACCTAAACTAAAAGGGATGTTGAAACGCAGTCTCTCATTAGACGATCTTCAAGTCAGAACACCATCCTCGTCTCACAGTGTTTCCGATGATCAAGGGGAATACATCAACATGAGTTCTTTGAGCCCCACAATGCCAACTGTTCCAGATCTGCTCCTCGCTACTCTAGAGATGCTAAACGCAGAAGAGTTTAAGAGATTTCTGAGTCACCTGGCTCACTGCCTGCTGTCCATATTTCCTCCCATCCCATGGAGCCAGCTGGAGAATGCTGACACAAAGGTCACAGTGGATAAAATGGTGCAGCGCTACAGCCTCGAGTATGCTGTAAAGATCACCGTGGTGATCCTGAAGATGATGAAGTGGTTTGATCTCGCTGACAAGTTAAGGAATAATTACAGACTAG GAAGAAGAAGGGAGCACAGTAAGACAGCATGTCACACGTCATCTTTGTCCAAGGgtaaagagaaagaggaggatcTTTTTGTTTCTAGTCCCTCTGCAAAAAAAGAGGAGCAAGAAAAAGCTATTGCAATTCATAGCAACAGAGATGTCATG GGACCCACAAAGCTGCCTGTTGCAGATCTGCTGCGGGCCACTCTGATGGAGCTGAGCAAACAAGTGCGGAGGAGATTTAAGTTTTTCCTAACTAgcagcctgctgcctggcttTCCTCCAatcccagccagccagctaagGTACGCCAACATAGAGGTCACAGTTGATAAAATGGTGCAGATCTTCGGCCCTGAGGGAGCTGTGGAGATCACACTGAAGATCCTGAGGGAGATGAATCAGCATAATCTTGCCGATGAATTAAAGAGAGAACACGGCAGAA ATTCTCCTCTCTTCCTGAAACCCAAATATGCCTCTGTAGCCCTGTCAAGCCTTCCCAGTCGTCCCTCAACTAGAGAACGATCAAAGGAAGAGGAGAGCGAGGAACGTATCGAAGTTAATCCGTCTCAAAGCTTAACTGATACCAAGGAGCAATTATTAAGCAATGTATTCGGAAAGGTCGGCCAAGCTATGTGTATGACTGACCCTCTCCAG GCATTTCCTGATAACTTGGAAACAGAAATATATGACGAGAGCAGGGGAGCATACCG GTTCAAGTGCCCCTGTGCAGGTCTGTTCCCAAGTGGTGTAACCGGCCTGGGGTttgggatggagggggagggggaagtgCTCTATTGGACAGTCCCCTGGGACAGGAGGCTTCTAGCACAGAGAGGCAAGAGGCCTGCAGGACCCCTGTTCAAATTCACATGCCTTAAAGGGTCTGTCTGTCAACTGCAACTCCCACACTGTGAGCTTCATTCTA AGGGTGGATGTGACTTCCTGTCTGTAGCCCATGTGATGGATGACAGTTTGGAGTTTATCCGTGACGTTCAGATAACAGACaaacatgtcatattaaacatcaCTGGATTCTCTGCTTATGGCGTCGTCAAGGAAGATGACTCACCCACTGTTCCTATACGTGCACTTGTCTTGTTATTCTACAAACCCCCAGTTGTTCCTAAAAAGAGGTCCATCCTGAATGTGTTGTTGCTTCCCAGAAATGTTATGATCAGGGAGGTAG GTACAGGAGGAGTGGAAGAGAAGGAATGGAGATGA